From Deferrivibrio essentukiensis, one genomic window encodes:
- the ftsY gene encoding signal recognition particle-docking protein FtsY, protein MGFFDIFKKKKSAEVKESETDVQLIEENKLSEEILDKKDAEVEDIFEEKPVEDVVPLKNEPVKEDKVSIFKRLKNGLSKTSDKIVGGMESVLLGKKVIDEDLLEELEELFISADVGVATTLKIIDKVRKDVSRKVLKNPSELKKYIKEEVFKILNIDNSLKMTDQKPYVVLVVGVNGAGKTTSIAKLAKMFKDSGLKVLLAAGDTFRAAAIEQLCIWGERVGVPVVKQTQGSDSAAVIFDAVASAKAKGYDVIIADTAGRLHTKHNLMNELTKVKRVIQKEISDAPHEVLLVLDATSGQNAVMQAKAFKSDVDVTGIVLTKLDGTAKGGVIVGIVDELGIPVKFIGFGESMEDLKPFDARNFVDALFDEKVNENN, encoded by the coding sequence ATGGGATTTTTTGATATTTTTAAAAAGAAAAAGAGCGCTGAAGTTAAAGAGAGTGAAACTGATGTGCAGTTAATTGAGGAAAATAAGCTGAGTGAAGAGATTCTTGATAAAAAAGATGCAGAGGTTGAAGATATCTTCGAGGAAAAACCTGTAGAAGATGTTGTGCCGTTAAAGAATGAGCCGGTTAAAGAGGACAAAGTAAGTATTTTTAAGAGACTTAAAAATGGGTTAAGTAAGACTTCCGATAAAATTGTAGGTGGGATGGAGTCTGTACTTCTTGGGAAGAAAGTTATTGATGAGGACTTATTAGAGGAGTTGGAAGAGCTTTTTATTTCTGCTGATGTTGGTGTGGCAACTACCCTTAAAATAATTGATAAAGTTAGAAAAGATGTTTCAAGAAAAGTATTAAAAAATCCTTCTGAATTAAAAAAGTATATCAAAGAAGAGGTCTTTAAAATACTTAACATTGATAACAGTTTGAAAATGACTGACCAGAAACCGTATGTGGTGCTTGTAGTAGGTGTAAATGGTGCAGGTAAAACTACAAGCATAGCAAAACTTGCAAAGATGTTTAAAGATAGCGGTTTAAAAGTATTACTTGCGGCAGGGGATACTTTTAGAGCTGCAGCAATAGAGCAGCTTTGTATATGGGGAGAAAGGGTTGGTGTGCCCGTGGTAAAGCAGACTCAGGGGAGTGATTCGGCAGCAGTTATTTTTGATGCAGTGGCTTCTGCCAAAGCTAAAGGTTATGATGTAATTATCGCTGATACGGCTGGTAGACTCCACACTAAACATAATTTGATGAATGAGCTTACAAAGGTTAAAAGAGTTATACAAAAAGAGATTTCTGATGCTCCTCATGAAGTCTTACTTGTGCTTGATGCTACCAGTGGTCAAAATGCTGTAATGCAGGCTAAGGCATTTAAGTCTGATGTAGATGTTACCGGTATTGTTTTAACAAAACTTGACGGGACTGCAAAAGGGGGAGTGATTGTCGGAATTGTTGATGAGCTTGGTATCCCTGTAAAATTCATTGGATTTGGGGAATCTATGGAAGATTTGAAGCCTTTTGATGCAAGAAATTTTGTTGATGCCCTTTTTGATGAGAAGGTGAATGAAAATAATTAA